ACCGGTCCGACTGGTTGGCGACGCGGTTGGCGACCTCCTGGACGTTGCCGGCGATGTCGGCGAGCTCGACGCCGAGGCCGCCGATGCGGTCGGCGAGCTGGTCGATCAGCCGTTCGGCGAGCGTCCTGTTGGACGCGGTGTCCATGACGGCAAGTTGTGCGAGGGACATGTTACGGGCTTTCTCAACTCGGGGCCGTCCATCGGCTCACCGCGGCATTCCCATTCCAATTTCGACGTTAGAGGATGATTCGCGCCCGGCGTCTTGCCTGAGCGCGCACTACAGTTTGTAAGCCGTGCGGAACCCGCCCCAATGCCGACCCTGCACGCGGATCGGAACGTCGATCTCGCGCATCATCACCGTGTTGCCGTTGCCCATGTCGCGCGCATAGCTCTGGATCAGGTACGAGCGCTGGTTGTGCGCGGCCGCCAACCCCGCCGGATCGTTGAATATGCGGCGATTGCGGCTGTTGGCCGTGTTCCAGGCGATATCGCCCGGCCGCTGCGGATGCGAATAGATCTTGTTGTGGACGGGCAGGAAGCCGTTGCGGTCGACCATTGCGCAGAACGCCATGCGCGGCTCCCTGGCGAGAAAGGCTTCCTGGAACGGCGGCAGCGCGCGGTCGGCCCAATCGAGATATCTCGTGCGGTATTGCTGAGGATTGGTGCCTGATATCTCGGCGTAGTCCGTGTCGAAGAGGTCATCCATCCTGACTTCGCCGCGGGCGACGGCCTGCTCGAAGATCTTTGTCAGCGCGTTGCCGGCTTCCATCGCGCGGGTGACGAACTCCGTGTTCTCCTCGTGGATCGACCAGAGCTTGTCCTCGATCTTTTCGCGCAGCTGGGCACTCGGGCTGACGAACTGCGTGCGGGCGCCGGCCTTGGACTGCTCGACCACGCGCAGGCGGCAGGCACCGACGTCTTCCAGCGTGCCGTCGATGATCGCCTGCGGCGCGAGCCGGCTTGCCTCCGTGCCGCCGATCAAGACGCCGTCCATCGCGATCTCGTAGACCGGTAGCAGGCCGCGTGCGCCCTCGAATTTGAGATGGCAGGGCAGCCGCTCGGTCTTGCGGCGGTCGTCGTGCTCGCTCTGTTTGAGCAGCACCGCGCAGCGCGATTTCAGCTTCTGCGCGAAGGTCGTCACCGCCTTGCCGGCGCTGGCGACGTTCTCGCCATGGGTCTCGGCCGCCTTGGTCGCGGCGTCGATCTCGGCTGCGCTCCGGCCGACCGAGATGATGAATTGCGATGCGCTGCTGGCGTTGCCGGAGACCTCGCTGGTGGTGGCGTTCTGCTCGGCCACCGCGCCGTTGACGGTGTCGAACACCGGGCGGATCGCCTCGATCGCCTGCGAGATGCGATGCACCGCGTCCGCCGATCCGGCGGCGTCGCGCTGCAGCGCGTCGATCTTCTTGGAGATCTCTTCCGTCGCGCTCTGGGTCTGCACCGCGAGCGCCTTCACTTCGGTTGCGACGACGGCAAAGCCCTTGCCGGCGGCACCGGCGCGTGCGGCCTCGATGGTTGAGTTCAGCGCGAGCAGGGTGGTCTGCCGCGCGATCTGGGCGATCAGATTGACGACATTGCCGATCGCCGCGGAGGACTCGCGCAGGCGGTCGACGTTGTCGCGCGCCTCCTGCGCCGCGGCGCTGGCCTCGTCGGCGAGCTTGCCGGCCTCGCGGACCTGCGCACCGATGCCTTGCGCGGATTGGGTGAACTTGTCGGCGGCATCGGCAAAGCTCGAAGCGTTGGACTGTGCGGCATTGGTCCGCCCGGTCAGCGCGTCGGTGCGCTGGCGGATATCGGCGAGCGTCGCCGCGGTCGCCTCGGCGCCGCCCGCGACCGAATTGGCGGCACGCTCGAGCTGGCGGATCATGGCGCCGAGCTCGAGTTCCAGCAGTTCCAGGATCTCCCGGGCCGAATCGACCTCAGCGGCTGGAGCGGGCGCGGACTGGGCCGCCGGCCCCGCGGCCTGCAGGGAGGCCACTGGCGTGGCCATGTCTGGCAGGCGCTTCCGGAAAAATGCGAACGCCATGGGGTCTACTCTTGTCGGGAGATGGGCGGACGCTATTTTCGCAAGCTGGAATGAAATCAGGGTTAACGATGCCTGACTTCCGGGCACGGGCCACTACGTTATTACCTTAAAGTATGAGAGGCTCTTTCATTCCGATGGGTTGGCGGCCTATAAGGCCGCGCTTCCCCACGCTCACCTTTGACGCACGATTTCCTAGAGAAGATCACGCATGGCCGGACATTCCCAATTCAAGAACATCATGCACCGCAAGGGACGGCAGGATGCGCAGAAGTCGAAGCTGTTCGGCAAGCTGGCGCGGGAAATCACCGTCGCCGCCAAGCTGGGCACGCCCGACCCCGCCATGAACCCCCGCCTGCGCGCCGCCGTGATCG
The genomic region above belongs to Bradyrhizobium sp. CCBAU 53338 and contains:
- a CDS encoding methyl-accepting chemotaxis protein — its product is MAFAFFRKRLPDMATPVASLQAAGPAAQSAPAPAAEVDSAREILELLELELGAMIRQLERAANSVAGGAEATAATLADIRQRTDALTGRTNAAQSNASSFADAADKFTQSAQGIGAQVREAGKLADEASAAAQEARDNVDRLRESSAAIGNVVNLIAQIARQTTLLALNSTIEAARAGAAGKGFAVVATEVKALAVQTQSATEEISKKIDALQRDAAGSADAVHRISQAIEAIRPVFDTVNGAVAEQNATTSEVSGNASSASQFIISVGRSAAEIDAATKAAETHGENVASAGKAVTTFAQKLKSRCAVLLKQSEHDDRRKTERLPCHLKFEGARGLLPVYEIAMDGVLIGGTEASRLAPQAIIDGTLEDVGACRLRVVEQSKAGARTQFVSPSAQLREKIEDKLWSIHEENTEFVTRAMEAGNALTKIFEQAVARGEVRMDDLFDTDYAEISGTNPQQYRTRYLDWADRALPPFQEAFLAREPRMAFCAMVDRNGFLPVHNKIYSHPQRPGDIAWNTANSRNRRIFNDPAGLAAAHNQRSYLIQSYARDMGNGNTVMMREIDVPIRVQGRHWGGFRTAYKL